The Streptomyces capitiformicae genome contains the following window.
TCCTTGTAGGCACTTTCGGCCTTCTCGTCCGATTCGTGAATCTCGTACGAGATGTCGAGCCAGCGGTAGTCGTAGCCCTTGAGTGCGTTCCAGGAGCAGGTGCGGCGTACGGACTCGTCGGTCGACGCGATCTCCTTGCCGGCTGTCTTCGCGCCCGGGACAAGGGATTTGACCGTTTTCGTCGAGACGCCGCCGCAGGGCGAGGGTGCCTTGGTGAATGTCTTGGTCGCCGCCGACGTCGCCGGGGCCGACTCGGAGGTGGAGGCGGGCTCGGCCTTGGACTCCTGTGCGGAGTTCTCCTTGGCCGGGCTCGCGGCGAACGGACCGGACGACAACGCCCAGCCGCCGACGGCGATTACGGCGACCGGCAGCAGACGCGCGGTGAGGGCGAGCGGCAGAGGGAGATCACGCACAGCGCACTTCTCGGGTTCGAGGCGGCGGTACCGCCGGGCGGTGGGTACGCCAGTGTCACACGACTCCCTGTGGGGCGAAAGTGCGAACCCGTGGATGGCTCCCGTTTTGCGGAGTTCGCTAATTAGGGTGATGTGTGCGAGGAATTGCGGCATTCGGGGGTGGATTGCGGTAGACCGGGTGCGGCGATCATGCTGCAGGCACGATGTTCATGGAGAACCGATGAGCGCTCAGACGCATATGTATGCCGTCTCCGACCCCGAAGCAGCACTCAAGTACGCGATTCAGTACATCGAGGGCGAACGGGCGCAGATCATCGAGGGCATCATCCAGCCGGTCATCCCCTCCTGGGACCACGAAGGCGTCGCGTACCAGGTCTACGAGCAACTCGGCCCCGCGCTCCGCAGACTGGGCTGCCAGGTCGGCTCCGGCAATCTGGACCTGCCGGGGACGAGCAACTGGTACATCCCGGATCTGGCCGTCGTCCCGAAAGAACTCACCAAGGGCGCGTACGCCCTCGTCCCCGACCAGACGCTGCTGATCGTCGAGGTCACCTCGGAGGCGAACGGCGACACGGACCGCACCGTCAAACGGAAGCGCTACGCCGAGTACGGCGCCCCGCTCTACCTGCTCGTCGACCGCCAGGAGCGGTCCTGCACGCTCTACGCCAGCCCCGGCCGCCTCGGGTACACGGAGGTCAAGGGCCCGCTGCAGTTCGGAGCCCCCGTTCCCCTCCCCGAACCGTTCGCCCTGGAACTCGACACTTCGGAGTTCTGACACCGGACGGTTAACCGGTTGCAGCGCTCTTCGCGCGATCAGCACCCTGGACGCATGACTCAGTCACCGTCTGCCACCGAGCCCCAACTCCCTTCCGTGCGCGAGGAGATCCTCGCCTACTACGAGCAGGACAAGGAGGACGCCCGCCTCAGAGAAGGCGCCGGGCGGCTGGAGTTCTGGCGTACCCAGGAGATTCTGCGACGTTTGCTTCCCGGGGCTCCTGCGCGTGTGCTCGACGTCGGCGGGGGCACGGGCGTCCACGCGGAGTGGCTGGCGGGGGACGGGTACGAGGTCGAGGTCGTCGACCCCGTACCGATGCACGTCGAGCGGGCCGGCAGGCTGCCCGGGGTCACCGCCCGGCAGGGGGACGCCCGCGCGCTGCCCGCCGAGGACGCCGCGTACGACGTCGTGCTCCTCCTCGGGCCGCTCTATCACCTGCCCGAACGCCCGGACCGGGTACGGGCCCTGGCCGAGGCGCACCGGGCCGTCCGCCCGGGTGGGGTCGTCGTCGCGGCCACGATCAACCGGTTCGCGGGGCTCAACGACACGCTGGTGCAAGGGAACTACTTCCTGCCGGAACGCCGCACCCGCGTCGACGAGGTCTCGGCCGACGGCAGGCACAGGTACTCGCTCGAAGACCCGCACTTCACCACCGCCTACTTCGCCGACCCGGCCGAGGTGCCCGGCGAGTTCACCGAGGCGGGGCTCGTGTGCGAGGGCCGGTACGGCGTCGAGGGTGTGGCCTGGCTGATGGGCGGGGTGGAGGAGTGGCTGGACGACCCGGAGCACAGGGAGGCCGTCCTGGCGGCGACCCGGCGCATCGAGTCGGAGCCCTCGCTGCTGGGGGCGAGCGGGCATCTGCTGACCACAGGACGACGGCTTCCCTGACCTGGGAGCGGTCTGCGCGCGACCTGCCTCCTGACCGCGGCTTCCTGGCCGCCGCGCACCGGTACGCCACCACGACCGGACGGGGGTACGGGCTGCCCTCTTCGGCTGACGGAGCCCAGCAGCAGGCCTTCCGGGGCCGGCTGGTTGCCCTGCGCTGTTGCCGGCGCGGCTGACCGTCACTCGGAAACGTGCTTACGCCGCTGTCGCTCGGTGAGCCATGACGCGGTGAAGAACACCGGCAGGGCGATCCCGATCAGCAGCGCGGAGCCGGTGAACGCGCTTGCCAGAAAGCGGCGGTCCAGGCGCGCCCCCGTGGTAGTAGCCGACCACCACGGCCATCAGCAGCATGTATCCGCCGATGGCGGTGCCGAGCACTTGGCGGATCAGGCCGGGCCATCCGGGCCTGGTCGCGCCGGGAGCGAGTTGTTTCGCGAGCCGGCGTTCCGGCTTGCCGGCCGCCTCCTTGGGGCCGGGGCTCTGCCGGCGAAGGAGGAGCAGGCCAAGGGCGAGGTATCCCATGACCAGCAGGTAGCCGGTCAGCATGATCCCGATGTTCAGAGGGAGGGGAAGCACGGTACGGCGCTACGTCCGGCGGAACGCCGTCATGGTGCGTCCCGGAGCAGGAAGTGCCAGCCGCGGACGAAGGTGTGCCAGCCGAACCACAGCCACAGCGCGAACAGCGCCCATCGCCCGAACGGGTAGCGCATCACCGCACGCAGGGCGTCGCTGAGGGTGGGGAAACCGTCACCTGTTCGGACGAGGGCCAAGCCCTCCCACGCGAACAGGGCGCCGAACAGCACCGCCCAGACGAGATACCCGATCACCGGATGCTCCGTCACCGCGATCTCCACTCTCATGTGCGCCGACTGGCTGTCACAGGACAGCTGGGGCAATCATGCGTCACGATGCGGACGAAACGTCGGATACACGGATAATTCCGGCGGCTTGTTGTCTCCATCCTGGACCGAGGCACTCCCATCTCGCTGTTCCCTCCCGGTCGTCGCCACCCGCGCCCTGAAAGCGGTCTGGTTCCAGAAGTGGTTCGTGCACCGGCGGTTGCGGCCGGAGGAGTTCGGTGGCCGCATGGCCTGGCTGCTGTCGACCCCCACGGCGTCCTTTCCGAGCCGTACGAGATCCGCGACGGCGCGGCCGGCGCCGCACCCGATGTCCGCTCCCCTGCCCTCGGCGGCCTCCAGGGCGCGGTAGGTGACCTCCCGCACGGTGCGGCCGCTCTCGCTCTCCTCCATCTTCCGCAGATAGACGATGGAGTCCTCGGGAACGCCGGACGAGTCGACGTCGTGGAAGCGTGCGGCAAGGTTTTCGGCCGTGTGTGGTCCGGTGGTGTCCACGTGCTGCTGTCTCCCGTCCGGGGTGCCTGATGCTTCAGCGTGGGTGGAGCTCGTCTATGAGCCAAATCGCCTTATCCGTACGGGGATTGACGGTGAGTCCGGAGGGCTGGACCCATTCCACCGTCAGCCGGTTGATCAACCCCGCCTCGACGTGTTCGGCGAACATCGGACGGATCTCGTCGAGCCGGGCGGCGATGGCCTTGCCCGCCGTGTCCCCGTCCCCCGGGTCGCCCGCGATCCGGAGGACGAGTTCGTCCCTGGCGTCCTTGCGGCGCTGCACCACCTGCATACCGACGAAGGACTCGGCCCTGGGCCACGTGCTGCACGAGGGCGCGAAGGTCCTCCAGCTACAGGGTGATGGGGGCCACCCGGGCGCCCTCGTCGGAGCGGCCGAGCAGTCCGAACCGCCCGGCCCCGCGGTCCACCCACCCCCCGCGGCTGTTGGTCAATTGAGCCCGTCTTGCCCTGAGGCCGCTGGAGGTCCGCCCCGGCGCCTCCGCCGCCGGGGCGGTGGTCACCGGGCCCCGCACCCGGACCTGCCGCCCCAACGCGGGCCAGTAAGGGCGGGAAGGTTTCGAACCCACGCGACTTCGGGGCGTTTCGGGAGAGTATCGGGCCCCCGGCAAGGCGTCGCGCCAGTAGGCCCACATCATTCTCCGCACCGGCTCACCGGGGCGATCCCGTCGGCGGGGCGAGGCGGTGGGCGGGCAAGGTGGCGGTGGGCATCGGGAGGCTGTCGTGTGCGGCGCGGCGGAGGTGTCGCACATACTGCTCCCGCGGTACGAGAATGCCGCCCAGATCGCGGACGTGCGGGCTGTCCCGCTGTGCGTCCAGCAGCTCGCCGCCGGCCTGTGCGAAGCGCGCCGCGAGGTCGGTCACCGCGACCTTCGAGGCACCGGGACGGTGGAAGAACATCGAGTCCATGCTGAAGACAGATCCGACCCGCAGGCCGAAGACACCGCCGACCAGATCGCCGTCCTCCCACACCTCGACGCTGTGCGCATGACCCAGCTCATACAGGCGGACCAGGCTTGCGATCAGCTCGTCGGTGAGCCACAGGGGGACACGGCCGGCGCGGCATTCGCGGACGACCTCCTCGAACCGCCGGTCCAGGCTGGTCGACCACGACAGCCGGTTGCGCAGCCGCCGGGCGAGGCTCCGGCTGAGGTGCGTGGCTGGGACGGGCAGCACCGGCCTGGGGTCGGGCGACCACCAGGAGACGGCGTAGGGATCGGCCGAACCCTCGCCCATCAGCCGGATGCGGCCCTCCTGGACCTGATCGGCGAAGACCACCTCGTTGAGGGCGCGGGTGTACTCGTCGGATGCCGGGAACGGATAGACCCCGGCGCGGTACGCCGCCAGGAGCCCGGCGGGACTGAGGTCGGCGCCGAAGGCCACCGGACCGTCGGGCGGCCCTTCCAGCACGTCCAGCGCCTCCCAGCAAGGGCATCGGCTCACCATCGTGCCGTCCCTTGCCCTTGGCTCTTCACCGACCTGACGCCGTCGGTCTGTTGGAGGAAGTCGATGTAGCGGTCCATCATCTCCGCGTCCACCGGCGGAATGTCGATTCCGGCGTTCACCAGCGCCCGTTCCGCGTTGCCGCGGGTGAACTCCGTGAAAACGCCCTGAAAGTACATCTCGCTCACGGTGATGTCGGCGCGCGCGCACCGGTCGACGAAGAGCGGGACGAACGGGGTGATCGGGTCGGTGGGGTGCCCGGCCGCGTACCTCACCAGAGCGGCGATCCACTCGGCGTACGGGATCTCCTGGATTGGGTACTCCCGTCGGCGCAGGCGCTCGGCGAGCGAATTCAGCAGCGTGGGCCGGGGGTTGGTGAGGTGGTAGACCTCGCCGTGAGCGGGCCCGCTGGTGGAGATGTGTCCGATGGCGCGGGCGAGGTGGTCGGCGGGCAGGAAGTCCAGCGGCAGCCGGACGTCGGGGCACAACCCGGTCCGCGCGATGAAGTCGAAGAGGGCGGCCAGCTCGCTGCTGGTGTTCATCACGCCGGTTCCGCTTCTGCCCGTGACGTCCATCAGGCGGTAGACGGCGACTGGCAGGCCCGCGTCGGACGCCCTCTTCAACAGCGCCTCGGCGACCCATTTGGTCTCCACGTATCCCACGGACAGATAATCGGGGAAGCGCAGCGGCGTGTTCTCCGTCACCTTGCGCACCCCGGCCGGCCCGAATCCCGCGAGCACCGCCATGCTGGAGGTGAAGTGGACGGGGACGGCCCGGTCGGCGGCGAGGCGGATGATCTCGTATGTTCCGTCTACGTTGGCCGAGCGCAACTCGTGGTACGGGTAGATGAAGTTGACCTGGCCGCCGAAGTGGTAGATGGCGTCGATGGTCGATCCCAGCTCCTCGAACCGGCTGGGGGACAGCCCCAGTTCGGGCTTGCCCAGGTCGCCGACGACCGGCTGGACGCGCGAGCTGGACAGATCGCTGAGGACGTACCGCTGGTGGCTCGCGCGGATCCGCTCCATGCCGTGCTGGTCGTCGGAGGCCCTGACCAGGCAAAGGATCCGCCCCGTCGTCCTGCGCAGCAGCTCGTCGATCATGTGCGCGCCGCAGAACCCCGTCGCCCCGGTGAGGAGGACGTCGCCGGGGCGACGGGGATCCGGAGCCGGCGCGTCTCCGTCCACTGCCGGAACGCGCCGATCGGTCTCGGCGGCGAAGTCGACGCTCCCGCCGTCCGGATGGGCCAGTGTGCCCGCACGTGCCTGGCGTACGGACTCGGCGAACGCGGCGAGCGTCGGATACCGCAGCAGGGAACGGGTCAGGTCGCGGATCTGCGTGACCCCGATGCCGAACACGACGCGGGTCCGGGCGAGCATCTCCATGGCCAGCAGCGAGTTGCCGCCCAGCTCGAAGAAGTCGTCGTGCGGACGGACGTAGTCCACATCCAGGATCTGGCCCCACAACTGGGCCATCCCCTGCGGCACCGGACGGTCGTCGGCGCCGGTCGTCGGCGACGCCGCGGTCACGGGTTCCGGCATGGCCTTGCGGTCGAGCTTTCCGCCGGGCGTGACGGGCAGCCGCTCCACCGCGTGGAAGGCCGCCGGGATCATGTAGCCCGGCAGGACCTCGGCGAGTGCCGACCGCATCCGTGCGTGCAGCACCGCCTCGCCGCCGGTGGGCGGCGAGGTCGGCGTGAAGTACGCGACGAGGTCCCGGTCGCCGCCGGAGCGCGTGCGGGCCACCACCATCGCCTGGCCGATCTCCGGGTGGGAGGCGAGCGCGGCCTCGACCTCGGCCGGGTCGACCCGGAACCCGCGGATCTTCATCTGGTCGTCGGCCCGGCCCAGCACTTCCAGGTTGCCGTCCGAGCGCCGACGGCCCAGATCCCCGGTGCGATACATCCGGTCCCCCGGCGCCGAGCCGTGCGGGTCGGGCAGGAACTGCTGTGCGGTCAGGGCGGGTTGCCGCCAGATACCGCGCGCCAGCCCCGGCCCGCCGATGTAGATCTCGCCGCGCTCGCCCGGCGGCACCGGGCGCAGTTCGGCGTCGAGCACGTGGAGGTGATTCCCCTCCAGGGGTCTGCCGATCGGGGCGACGGCGGTGTCCGGCGCGGCGAGCACTTCTTCGTTGAGGTCGCAGAGCGTGGAGGTGATGGTGGTCTCGGTGAGCCCGTAGGCGTTGACAAGCCGCGCGCCGGGGATCCGGCGCAGAATGGCACGGCAGTCCTTCGTGGTGATGACCTCGCCGCCGACGATGACGAGTCTCAGTGACGCGAGGCTCTCGTCGCGGTCCGGGACGGAGAGGATCCGATGCCAGTAGGCGGGGGTCAGGTCGGCGACGGTGATTCCGTGCTCCGGGAGTCGGTTCAGCAGGTCGGTGGGCGCCCATGTATGGGTTCCCGCGAGGACGAGTGTCGCGCCGCTGATCAACGGGGCGAAGATCTGCTCCAGCGAGGTGTCGAAACCGAGCGCCGCGGCGTGCAGCACCCGGTCGTCGGGCGTCAGTTCGTAGGCGCGGGCCACCGCTGTGAGGGAGTGGGCCAGCGACCCGTGGGTGATCATCACTCCCTTGGGAGGTCCGGTGGATCCGGAGGTGTAGATCACGTAGGCGAGGTCGTCCGGCCGGGGGGCCGGCCTAGGTCCCCCCGGCGGCGCCTGAATGGCCGGTTCCCCGGCGTGGACGATCCGCGCCTCGCACCCGGCGAACATCGGCGCGTGCTCGCGGCTCGAGACGATGAGGCGTGAACCGGTCTCCCCGACCAGTCCGGCCAACCGTTGCCGCGGAGTCGCCGGGTCGAGGGGCAGGAACGCGCCGCCGGAGCTCAGCACCGCCAGCAGCGCGACGACCAGCTCGGGCACGCGGTCCAGGCATACGGTGACGACGGACTCCGCGTCGACGCCCGACTCCCGCAGTTGGTGAGCGAGCCGGTCGGCGCGGCCGGTCAGCTCGGCGTAGCTGAGCCGGCCCTCGTCCGAGATCACCGCGAGCGCGGACGGCGTACGCCGTGCCCGCTCCCGGACCAGCTCGGGCACGGTGCTCGGCCCGGATTCCGGGGACCACCGCTCCGTACGGGCGCTCGCGGGCCGCATGTCGGTCCACAGGCGCTCCACCAAGTGCCCGCACCACCCGGCGCCCTCCGGTCCGCCGATCCGACGCCACCCGGCCGGAATCCGGCGATCGGCGGGCCAGATCGCGTACTGCTCCCCGTCGTTGCGCAACACGACGCACAGCGCGGCCGACTCTGTCGGCGGGTGATCACGTTCCGTCACCTTGGGTCTCCCGCCTGGCGCGGAGTCCCCCTGAGCACGACCCGCACCCCTCGCGGGGGAAGGCCGCCGCCATTACTGCTGCCCTTCCGTGGGTGTCCCGGCCAATCCGGCCATGCGGCCGAGCGGCGGCGCCAGGACGAGGTGCTTCGCCTCCTCGGCGCCGACCGGTTCGGCGAAGAGATACCCCTGGCCGAACGGGCAGCCCATGGAGATCAGTGACTCTTGCTGCCGCACGTCCTCCACTCCTTCGGCGATCACGGTGAGACCGAGGGTGTCCGCGAGATGCGTGATGCCCTCGACCAGGGCGTACTGTTCGGGCGAGCGCCCGAGTTTGTCGACGAACGACTTGTCGATCTTGAGTATCGAGATGGGGAACTCACGCAGATAGCTCAGCGACGAGTAGCCCGTTCCGAAATCGTCGATCGCGATACGGATACCGAGGTCGGTGAGCGCACTCATCTCGGCCAATATACGTTCGTCGTTGTACATCAGCACACTCTCGGTCAGTTCCAGTACGAGGGACGAGGGCTCGATGCCGGAGAGATCCAGAGCGCGTCGGATCACGTTGTAGAACTCCTCGTCCCGGAACTGACGCGGCGACACGTTCACGCTGACGTAAGGCGTGTTGCGGTCGGCGGTCCCGCCGCGCAGCACGAACTCCTCCCACCGGACCGCCTCGGCCGCGGCTTGGTCAAGCACCCAGGCGCCCAGCGGGACGATCTGCCCGCTCTCCTCGGCCAGCGTGATGAACTGCTCCGGCAGCACCATGCCGCGCGCGGAGTGAGGCCAGCGAACGAGCGCCTCGAAGCCGGCGATCCGCCCGCTGGCCAACTCCACGATGGGCTGGTAGAGCACCATGAACGACGTCTCGATCGACGAACTGTCCAGGCCCTCCTGCAACTTGGCACGCTCGGCCATGCCGCTCTGCAGAGCCGGGTGGTAGCGGCGCCACTGGCGCTTGCCCGCCGTCTTCGCCGCGTACAGCGCGAGATCGGCGTGCGTCAGCAGTTCGACCGAGTCGATGCTGTCCTCCGTCGTCGCGACGCCGACGCTGGCGTACGTGCTCAGCGGTCCCACACTGAGCCGGAACGGCTCGGCGAACGCGGTCATCACATGTTCGGTGAACCGCTCCACACCCGTCGGTGTGGCGGAGCCCTCCACCAGCAGGGCGAACTCGTCGCCGCCTATGCGCGCGGCGGTGTCGGAGGCACGGACGGTGGTCTGCAGCCGGAGTGACAGCGCGACCAGGAGTTCGTCGCCCACACTGTGGCCGTGTATGTCGTTGACGACCTTGAAGTCGTCGACGTCGACGAAGAGCACACCGACGACCGTGCCGTCGCGCTGAGCCTGCACCAGGGCGTGGTTGACCCGTTCCTGGAAGAGCAGGCGGTTGGCCAGGCCGGTGAGGGAGTCGTGGAACGCCTGGTGGGTGAGTTCGCGTTCGAGCTTGCGCTGTTCGGTCACGTCCCGCAGGGTGAGCACCACCCCGCCGACGGTCGCCTCCTCGCGCAGGTCGCTCCACCTCACCTCGACTTCGATGGAGCCCCGGTCGGCGCGGATCATGCGCCAGTGCTCGCGCCTGGTCTGGTACTCGCGGCTCCGTATCCGGCCGAGTGTCTCGACGACCGCGAGGCTGTCCTGCGGCGGCACCAGATCGATGAGGTGGGTGCCCTCCAGGTTCGTGAATCCGAGCACCTGCTCGGCGGAGGGGCTGGCGTAACGGACTCGGTCGTCGTCGAGGATCAGGATCACGTCCGAGGCGTTCTGCACCAGTGTGCGGAAGTACATCTCGCTGTTGCGCCGGTTGACCTCCTGGGCGAGGGCGACCCGCGCCACGGCAAGTGCCGTCTGCGCGGCGAGAGTCGCGAGCGTTTCGCGGAGCATGAGCAGCTCCCGCTCGTCCCCGATCACGATCAGCGCCCCGATCAGCGGATCGCCGGAGGGGTGATCCTGAGAGGTGAGCGGGCAGACCAGCGCATGCCCGGTGTGTGTCGGCCCCTCGTCCTGACCTGTGAGGTGGGCGGCGAGATCGGGCCCCACTCCGTCGAGGGTCACCAGGCGGTTCTCGCCGGACGCGATCAGTTCCCGTACGGCTGCCGTTCCCCGCGGGGACAGGGGCCCGCGTATGCCGCCGTGCGCCCCGTTCACCCAGAGCGTGTTGTCCGGCACGGTGAGCAGCGCGGAACGCGGCGGGGTGTCCGGCATCAACTCCGTCACCGCGGAGTTGACGGCGGAGGCCGCATCCCGCAGATCGCCCGCTCCACCCAGCGATGACACCGCGTCGCGCAGCGTCTTCTCCCGGCCGACCGCCTGCTGGTGGGTCGCCACAACGCCCGCCAGGCGGTAGAGCACCAGGAGGAAGAGCACCGCGGAGAACACCCCGATGACGCCGACTTCGGAGCGCACCCCGCGCACCGCCTCCGTCAGGAGGATGGCCGGTGCGATCAATGACGCCAGGGTGAGCAGGGTCAGCCGGCTCGTGGCGGACTCGGCGCGCCATGCCACCGGCTGGGTCAGCGAGCGCATGGACGGATCGAGCGCGGCGGCCGCCCAGGCTCCGTACAGGACGGCCCAGCCGAGATCGACCGCGGTACCCGTGCGCCACGTCCCGTTCAGTTGGATCAGGCCGTAAGCCACGTCGGCGGCGAGCAGGCCGACGGTACCCGCGGTGAGCAGCATGAGCGAGCGGCTCTTGCCGCCACGGCCGACGAGCAGGCGCAGCAGCATCGCCAGTACGAGGATGTCGCCGAGTGGATAGGCGATGGAGAACGCCTTCTGAACCCAGGTGAGACCCGCGACGCGGGCGTACGGATCGATGAGGAAGAGCCACGACAGCAGCGCCAGGCCGACGGTCAGCGTCAGCGCGTCGACGAGGCTGGCGCGGTCGCGCCAACCTGTGCGCCAGTGCACGAAGCCCAGCAGCCCGGCCGCATACAGCGGATATGCCGCGAGATAAAAGCCGTCGGCGATCGAGGGGAACGGGACTTCCTCGTCGAGTAACTGGATGAGGATGATCTGGGTGGCCTGGCCCGCGGCGAAGGCGAAGTTTCCCGCGGCGAGAAACAGCCAGGGGAGTCGATGCGCGGGGCGGTGGAGAAGGATACCCAGGACAATACCGATGACCCCGATGGCTCCAAGGGCGACAAAGATCAGCCGCTGTTCCGGAACCATGTAGTAGACCGCGGTCAGCACGACGATGCATGCGCTGACAACAGCCATCGCGATCTGGCTTCGCAGTCGCGCGTTCATCCCCAACCAACCTCCTGGGAGGGTCGTTTGTCGGGCGAAGCGAGCTGGGCGAACGGCCGGTGTCCGGCGACGTGTCTTCCATCAAGCTAGCTCGGCTCGTTATTTCCCGCATGTGCGGGAAGAGATAACGCGGTGCGTCGCAGGATGCCGCGCCATGCGTGAAAATAGAGACACTGAAATCGGGGACGTGAAATTGGAGGACGCGGAAACCGGACCGTCTCCGCCCAGCGACGATCGGCTCCTGACGGAGCGTGGAGCACCATGCTCTCCGATTACCGCCGGATCTTCTCTCCTGCAGGCAGTCTGCTTTTCTCCACCGCGGGCTTCGTTTCACGCCTTCCGCAGTCGATGATCGGCGTCGGCATCGTCACCATGCTGTCGCAGCTCGGCGGTGAGTACCTGCTCGCCGGCTCGGTCTCCGCCACGCAGGCGCTCGCCGCCGCGGCGATCGGACCGCAGATCTCCCGACTGGTCGACCGGCATGGGCAGCGCCGGGTCGTCCTCCCGGCGACGGCCGTGACGGTCGCCGCCATCTGCGCGCTGCTGCTGTGCGCCCGGTACGCCGCCCCCGACTGGACGCTGTACGTGGCGGCGGCGCTGGCGGGCTGCATGCCCAGCATGGGCGCGCTCGTCAGGTCCCGCTGGGCGGAGCTTCACCGGAAGTCACCGCGGCTGCTGCACACCGCGTACTCGCTGGAGTCGGTGCTCGACGAGGTGGTCTACGTCGTCGGCCCGGCCCTGGCGATCACGCTGTCGACCAGCGTCTTCGCCGAGGCCGGACCGCTGACGGCCGCGGTCCTGCTCGCCGGCGGCGTCCTGCTGTTCGCCGCCCAGCGGCGTACGGAACCGCCGGTGCACCCCGCCCTGGAACGCGCCGGGGGCTCCGCGCTGCGCATCCCGGGGCTCGGCCTGTTGGTGCTGACGCTGACGTCGGTGGGCGCGTCCTACGGTTCGGTGGAGGTCGCTACGGTGGCGTACGCCGGCGCACACGACCACAAGGCGCTCTCCGGCCTGCTGCTGGGTGTGTACGCGCTCGGCTCGGGCCTGGCGGGCGCGGTCTTCGGCGCGATGAGGCCGCGGGGGGTGATCACGCGGCGGCTGCTGCTCAGCGTCTGGGCGATGGCGGTGACGATGGCACCGCTGTTGTTCGAGCCGAGTCTCGCGGTGCTGGCGGGGGTGCTCTTTG
Protein-coding sequences here:
- a CDS encoding Uma2 family endonuclease; this translates as MSAQTHMYAVSDPEAALKYAIQYIEGERAQIIEGIIQPVIPSWDHEGVAYQVYEQLGPALRRLGCQVGSGNLDLPGTSNWYIPDLAVVPKELTKGAYALVPDQTLLIVEVTSEANGDTDRTVKRKRYAEYGAPLYLLVDRQERSCTLYASPGRLGYTEVKGPLQFGAPVPLPEPFALELDTSEF
- a CDS encoding class I SAM-dependent methyltransferase, with the translated sequence MTQSPSATEPQLPSVREEILAYYEQDKEDARLREGAGRLEFWRTQEILRRLLPGAPARVLDVGGGTGVHAEWLAGDGYEVEVVDPVPMHVERAGRLPGVTARQGDARALPAEDAAYDVVLLLGPLYHLPERPDRVRALAEAHRAVRPGGVVVAATINRFAGLNDTLVQGNYFLPERRTRVDEVSADGRHRYSLEDPHFTTAYFADPAEVPGEFTEAGLVCEGRYGVEGVAWLMGGVEEWLDDPEHREAVLAATRRIESEPSLLGASGHLLTTGRRLP
- a CDS encoding DUF6186 family protein; translated protein: MTEHPVIGYLVWAVLFGALFAWEGLALVRTGDGFPTLSDALRAVMRYPFGRWALFALWLWFGWHTFVRGWHFLLRDAP
- a CDS encoding methyltransferase domain-containing protein, yielding MDTTGPHTAENLAARFHDVDSSGVPEDSIVYLRKMEESESGRTVREVTYRALEAAEGRGADIGCGAGRAVADLVRLGKDAVGVDSSQAMRPPNSSGRNRRCTNHFWNQTAFRARVATTGREQRDGSASVQDGDNKPPELSVYPTFRPHRDA
- a CDS encoding leucyl/phenylalanyl-tRNA--protein transferase, coding for MVSRCPCWEALDVLEGPPDGPVAFGADLSPAGLLAAYRAGVYPFPASDEYTRALNEVVFADQVQEGRIRLMGEGSADPYAVSWWSPDPRPVLPVPATHLSRSLARRLRNRLSWSTSLDRRFEEVVRECRAGRVPLWLTDELIASLVRLYELGHAHSVEVWEDGDLVGGVFGLRVGSVFSMDSMFFHRPGASKVAVTDLAARFAQAGGELLDAQRDSPHVRDLGGILVPREQYVRHLRRAAHDSLPMPTATLPAHRLAPPTGSPR
- a CDS encoding amino acid adenylation domain-containing protein; amino-acid sequence: MTERDHPPTESAALCVVLRNDGEQYAIWPADRRIPAGWRRIGGPEGAGWCGHLVERLWTDMRPASARTERWSPESGPSTVPELVRERARRTPSALAVISDEGRLSYAELTGRADRLAHQLRESGVDAESVVTVCLDRVPELVVALLAVLSSGGAFLPLDPATPRQRLAGLVGETGSRLIVSSREHAPMFAGCEARIVHAGEPAIQAPPGGPRPAPRPDDLAYVIYTSGSTGPPKGVMITHGSLAHSLTAVARAYELTPDDRVLHAAALGFDTSLEQIFAPLISGATLVLAGTHTWAPTDLLNRLPEHGITVADLTPAYWHRILSVPDRDESLASLRLVIVGGEVITTKDCRAILRRIPGARLVNAYGLTETTITSTLCDLNEEVLAAPDTAVAPIGRPLEGNHLHVLDAELRPVPPGERGEIYIGGPGLARGIWRQPALTAQQFLPDPHGSAPGDRMYRTGDLGRRRSDGNLEVLGRADDQMKIRGFRVDPAEVEAALASHPEIGQAMVVARTRSGGDRDLVAYFTPTSPPTGGEAVLHARMRSALAEVLPGYMIPAAFHAVERLPVTPGGKLDRKAMPEPVTAASPTTGADDRPVPQGMAQLWGQILDVDYVRPHDDFFELGGNSLLAMEMLARTRVVFGIGVTQIRDLTRSLLRYPTLAAFAESVRQARAGTLAHPDGGSVDFAAETDRRVPAVDGDAPAPDPRRPGDVLLTGATGFCGAHMIDELLRRTTGRILCLVRASDDQHGMERIRASHQRYVLSDLSSSRVQPVVGDLGKPELGLSPSRFEELGSTIDAIYHFGGQVNFIYPYHELRSANVDGTYEIIRLAADRAVPVHFTSSMAVLAGFGPAGVRKVTENTPLRFPDYLSVGYVETKWVAEALLKRASDAGLPVAVYRLMDVTGRSGTGVMNTSSELAALFDFIARTGLCPDVRLPLDFLPADHLARAIGHISTSGPAHGEVYHLTNPRPTLLNSLAERLRRREYPIQEIPYAEWIAALVRYAAGHPTDPITPFVPLFVDRCARADITVSEMYFQGVFTEFTRGNAERALVNAGIDIPPVDAEMMDRYIDFLQQTDGVRSVKSQGQGTARW